Within Nocardia terpenica, the genomic segment TTCGAGGCGAACTGCCGGTCTCGGTCCAGGCTCTCGAACTCGGTGGCGAGTCGTCTGAGATCGTGCGTCGTCCACAGTCTGAGTTCGTCCGGTCCCGCATCGAGGTGCTGGCGGCCGAAAGTCTCTGCATCACCGAGAGTTTCCGCAGCCTCACGCATGCGGTCCGGTAGCGGTCGCGTGTGCTTGGCGAGGGACCACGGGGGACCTTTTCGGTAGATCCGGGTCATGTCCTCCCACTTGTCGCTCGGGGTCGATGTGTAGAAGTCGTCCAACTGAACGAGGAGGCGGCCGTCGTCGGTCACCACGGCCAAACTGGTGCCGCCGGGGGAGGTCAGGGTGTACAGGCCAGGGCTGAGATCGCCCATCGGCCAAGGAGTACTGGTCATATCAGCGTACTTCGGTCATCTCGATGTGGTTGATTTCGATATTGCTTCCGTCGGTCCTTGGGATGTACTGCTTGTGCGTGCCGGTCACACGGAATCGAGTGCCGGGCAGAAACACCACCTCTTGCTCCCAGGGAAATCCAGAGTGCTTGCTTACGTCTCTGCCAGTCTCGGACATGATGTGGAATCTGACCGTGCCGGAATTGACACCTGCCTCGGTTGCCGAGGTGCTGGTGAAAGCCTTCTCGGTGATCGTATTTCCCGGTTTGTACTGTTTTAGCACATCGGCGGGAAGGTCCGCGCCGCGGAATACCTCGCCTCGATGTACGGGTAATTTCTTCAAGGCCCCGATCAATTTTTTGATACGTTCGTGCTGCTCGCGCGTGCCGCGTCCTGCCCGCAGGGCGTTGTTGAGGTCCTCAGAGCCGCTGCCGGTGTAACTGCGTACCGCCGCGGCCTCGTCCTGGGTCAGTCGGCCTGTGCGGTGGGCTTCGCTATGTCCGTTTCCGTGCTGTTCGGCGGAACCGCCATGGTGGTTGCTGTGCGGTTCGGGATGTTCCGGGGCCGGGCCTGCGGTCGGATGTCGGTTCAGGATCGTTGTCAGGAAATGGCCTATTGCGGCCGTCGCCACGGCCCCACCGGCGACCGCGTCGCCAATTGCCGCGCCCGTGGCGCCGAGGGCGAGGCAGCCGACGGTGTCGTCTTCGGGAGTCATGACGCCCGACGATGTTGCGTCGGCTACGGCGCTGCCGGTTGCCGCGCCTGCCGCGCATCCGATTGCGGCTCCGATCACCGCGCCGGGCAGTGCCGCGGCCTGTCCCGCGCCCATTTCGAGATTCAATGTGTTCAGTGCTTCGTCGAGATTGTCGCCGTCCGCGCCCTCGTCGAGTGGTGCGGAGTCGCTTTTATCGGCCTGCTCGGCCGGTGGCTGCGGCGGAGCGGCGTTACATGTTTCGGAGCCCGCAATCAGAATTCCGGCCGCCAGAATCGCGGTCGCGGTCGACGAGCGAAGGTTCACCAATCATCCCTGTCTGTTCGACGTGACATTTTCCCTCGAGCAACGGGCCCGACGGATCCCCCGATGAGGCGGCATTGATCGGACCGCACTGATCCATCTACGTAGCGGAATAGTAGATTGAGACGGGCGACCTGTCAAAGAGGGGCATGGCGGAGTCCCTGCGGGACTGAACGCAATCCGAAATGTCCGAATTGTTCTGTACTGTAACGGATTTGGCGTGCCCTCGCCTTCTTGTTACTGTCTACGTACCTACCTAGTAGACGAGCCGATTGGAGTGGTGGGGGAGCGCATCGCGGGGAATATCGAGACCGTGACGGTTATGCGCGGCCGGTGAGCATCATGTGCCAGTAGAAGAACGGGAGTCCGTACCGTTTCAGGTACCACATGTCTCGTCGCGGCCTGGTGGTGTCGATGATCGGGAAGGATGATGTGTGGTGGCCGGTGTAGTCGAATTCCGCGAGTAGCACCGTCCTGCGTGATGTGGTCAGCGGGCAGGATCCGTAGCCGTTGTAGCGGGCGGTCGGCGGGCGTGCCGCCAGGGTGGCGAGCAGGTTGTCGACCACGACGGGGGCCTGTTTACGCACGGCGGCACCGGTTTTCGCGTTCGGGGTGGAGCCGACGTCACCGAGGGCGAAGATGTCGGGAAAGCGGTTGTGCCGCAACGTGTGTCTGTCGATGTCGACCCAGCCTGCGCTGCTGTGCGGGTCGGCGATCGGGGAGGCTTTGATCCAATCCGGGGCCGACTGCGGCGCGACCACGTGCAGCATGTCGTAGGTGATCGAGTCGGTGGTCCCGGTGGCGTTGTTCGCGATCACGACCTGTCTGCCGATGGGATCGACCTCGGTGAGTTCGCTGTCGAGCCGCACCTCGATGCCGTAACCGGCGGCAACGCGCTCGAGCTCCCGGGCGAAGACCTCGATGCCGAACATGGCCGGTGTCGGCATGACCAGCACCACTCGGATGTCTTTCAGCACGCCGTGCCGACGCCAATGATCGCAGGCGAGGTAGGCGATCTTCTGCGGGGCGCCGCCGCATTTGATCGGCCCGGTCGGCATGGTGAAAATCGCAGTGCCCGACCGCATATTGCGAATCAGCTCCCAGGTCTTGGGTGCGAGATCGCGGGCATAGTTGCTCGCCGCGAAGGGCGTTGCGAGGGCGGGGCGGACTCCGGGGATCGCGTCCCAGTCGGTCTGGACTCCCGGGCAGACGACGAGGCGTTCGTAGTCGATCGCCGTGCCGTCCTCGAGCGTCACCCGCCTGCGGGCGGGATCGATGTCGCGGGCGGCCCGCCTGATCCAGGTCGCTCCCTTCGGCATCACCGACGCCTGCGGCCGACCGCTGTCGGCCATCGAGGCGCATCCGCCGCCGACGAGAGTCCACAGCGGCTGGTAGTAGTGCGTGACCGCGGGGTCGATGACACAGACCTCCCGGCCTCGCCGCCGCAGGCGAGACGCGACGCTGATACCGGCGCTACCACCTCCCACGACGACGATTTCGTGATGTCCGGCGAGCGAGAGCTGCTCCCGCCGCCTCCCCTCGAGCCTGCCGGACAAAAATGTACGGACATTGCGGATCGTCATGTCCGTACATTAATCTGATCGCGAAGTCGTCGACAACCGCCGGAGAGCCAGTGCCCCTTACGAACTCGGACAAGACCCCCGCCCGTCCGCTGCTCCGGGAGGCGGGCCTACCGCTGTGGCGGCAACTGCAGGCCGATCTGCGTCGTCGACTGCGGGAGGGCGAGTTCACCGAGCAATTCCCCGGTGAGCTGGAACTACGAGACGAATACGGCGTCAGCCGCCACACCGTCCGCGAGGCCCTGCGTGCGCTGCGCGAGGAGGGCATGGTCACCGCGACCCGCGGCCGCCCCGCCAAACTCGCTGCGCCGGGCGAGATCACCCAGCCCCTCGGCGCCCTCTACAGCCTGTTCGCTTCCGTCGAGGCAGCCGATCTGCGTCAGCGCAGCATCGTGCGCCGACTCGATGCCCGCCACGACGCCTACGCGGCGGTCCGCCTCGGCCTCGAGGAATCGACGCCGCTGATCTACCTGGAGCGGCTGCGCCTGGCCGACGAACAGCCGCTGGCGATCGATTGCGCCTGGCTTCCGGCCGCTCTCGCCCGTCCCCTGCTCGACGCGGATTTCTCGCACACCTCCCTCTACGACGAGCTCGCCGCCCGCTGCGGTGTCCGGCTGACCGGCGGGCAGGAGCAGATCCGAGCGGTGGTCCCCACCCCCGCGCAACAACGGCTGCTCGACATCGGTCCCGAGACGGCCGCCATGAAGGTCGAACGGATGGGCACGGCCGACGGCACCCCCGTCGAATGGCGCACGTCGCTGATCCGCGGGGACCGTTTCAGCGTTGTCGCCGACTTCTCGGCGCGGTCGGGGTACAGCGTCAATCTTGCTGCGCCCAGGGACTTTTCGTATTCGGCCTAGGAGATTCATGATCATTGCGGCAGTCGTCCTCGGCGCGGGCATCGGAGTGTGCCTCGGCGCGCTCGGGGGCGGCGGTTCGATCATCACCACGCCCGTGCTGGTGTATCTGCTCGATCAGCCGTTCTCGACGGCGATCACCCAGAGCCTGGTGATCGTCGGCATCTCCGCGGGCGTCACCGCGATCGCGTATGCGCGCACCGGTCACGTGAAATGGGGTGTGGGCGTAGCGCTCGGCGCGATGGGAGGGATCGCGGCGTGGGGCGGGGCCGCACTGGGCCGACTGGTGCCCGCGGATACCACGCTGGCGGGGTTCTCGGTCCTGATGGTGTTGGTGGCGTTCTCGATGCTGAAGCGATCGACACCGGCCAGGCGGGCGAGCCCGCGGTCGCGGATAGCCGTGGCCGCGCGCAGCGGATCTGCCACCTACGACGCCGAATCCGGCACTGTCGCGGAAGAATCCGGCACTGTCGCAGGCGATTCTCCCGGTAGGCCCGCCGCGCGGGCCGCGCTCGAGGTGGTGCTCGCGGGTCTGCTCATCGGGCTGTTGACCGGATTCTTCGGTGTCGGCGGCGGTTTCGTCATCGTCCCGGTCCTGGTGATCGTGATGGGCTATCCGATGCCGGTGGCCGTGGGAACGTCGCTGCTGGTCATCGCACTGAACTCGGCGACGGCCCTGCTGGCCCGTGCCGGTCACGAGGCGATCGACTGGTCGCTGGTGCTGCCGGTCACCATTGCCGCGATCCTCGGATCCGTCGCCGGAAAACACCTGGCGCTGCGTATCTCCGAGCAAACCCTCACCCGTGGTTTCGCCACGATGCTGCTCGTCATCGCCGTCTGCGTCGGCGTCCGCAGCAGCGGGCTACTGCTCTGACGCAACGATTCCCACAGAACGGAGTTCTCGCGTGATCCTGAAGCAGTTCTACCTGTCGTGTCTGTCCCACGCCTCCTACCTGATCGCCGATGAACAGTCCCGGCGCGCGATCATCGTCGACCCGCGCCGCGATATCGACGAATACCTCGACACGGCCGCCCGGCACGGCCTGCGGATCGAGGGCGTGATCAACACCCACTTCCACGCGGATTTCCTGTCCGGCCACCTCGAACTCGTCGCCGCCACCGGAGCGTGGATCGGCTTCGGTGCGGCGGCCGAGACCGACTACCCGATCCGCCGCCTCTCCCACGGCGAACACCTTTCCCTCGGCCGGGTCGACATCGAAATCCTCGCCACGCCCGGCCACACCTGGGAGTCGATCAGCCTGCTGGTCCGCGACGGTATCTCGCAGATCCCGGCCGCCGTCTTGACCGGCGACTCCCTGTTCATCGGCGACGTGGGCCGCCCGGATCTCGCGAATCTGAGCAACGCCACCAGTACCGATCTCGCTCGGGCGATGTACAACTCGATCCACCGGGTCCTGTTGCGGCTGCCCGACG encodes:
- a CDS encoding ADP-ribosyltransferase, with amino-acid sequence MNLRSSTATAILAAGILIAGSETCNAAPPQPPAEQADKSDSAPLDEGADGDNLDEALNTLNLEMGAGQAAALPGAVIGAAIGCAAGAATGSAVADATSSGVMTPEDDTVGCLALGATGAAIGDAVAGGAVATAAIGHFLTTILNRHPTAGPAPEHPEPHSNHHGGSAEQHGNGHSEAHRTGRLTQDEAAAVRSYTGSGSEDLNNALRAGRGTREQHERIKKLIGALKKLPVHRGEVFRGADLPADVLKQYKPGNTITEKAFTSTSATEAGVNSGTVRFHIMSETGRDVSKHSGFPWEQEVVFLPGTRFRVTGTHKQYIPRTDGSNIEINHIEMTEVR
- a CDS encoding NAD(P)/FAD-dependent oxidoreductase; translation: MTIRNVRTFLSGRLEGRRREQLSLAGHHEIVVVGGGSAGISVASRLRRRGREVCVIDPAVTHYYQPLWTLVGGGCASMADSGRPQASVMPKGATWIRRAARDIDPARRRVTLEDGTAIDYERLVVCPGVQTDWDAIPGVRPALATPFAASNYARDLAPKTWELIRNMRSGTAIFTMPTGPIKCGGAPQKIAYLACDHWRRHGVLKDIRVVLVMPTPAMFGIEVFARELERVAAGYGIEVRLDSELTEVDPIGRQVVIANNATGTTDSITYDMLHVVAPQSAPDWIKASPIADPHSSAGWVDIDRHTLRHNRFPDIFALGDVGSTPNAKTGAAVRKQAPVVVDNLLATLAARPPTARYNGYGSCPLTTSRRTVLLAEFDYTGHHTSSFPIIDTTRPRRDMWYLKRYGLPFFYWHMMLTGRA
- a CDS encoding GntR family transcriptional regulator, with the protein product MPLTNSDKTPARPLLREAGLPLWRQLQADLRRRLREGEFTEQFPGELELRDEYGVSRHTVREALRALREEGMVTATRGRPAKLAAPGEITQPLGALYSLFASVEAADLRQRSIVRRLDARHDAYAAVRLGLEESTPLIYLERLRLADEQPLAIDCAWLPAALARPLLDADFSHTSLYDELAARCGVRLTGGQEQIRAVVPTPAQQRLLDIGPETAAMKVERMGTADGTPVEWRTSLIRGDRFSVVADFSARSGYSVNLAAPRDFSYSA
- a CDS encoding sulfite exporter TauE/SafE family protein translates to MIIAAVVLGAGIGVCLGALGGGGSIITTPVLVYLLDQPFSTAITQSLVIVGISAGVTAIAYARTGHVKWGVGVALGAMGGIAAWGGAALGRLVPADTTLAGFSVLMVLVAFSMLKRSTPARRASPRSRIAVAARSGSATYDAESGTVAEESGTVAGDSPGRPAARAALEVVLAGLLIGLLTGFFGVGGGFVIVPVLVIVMGYPMPVAVGTSLLVIALNSATALLARAGHEAIDWSLVLPVTIAAILGSVAGKHLALRISEQTLTRGFATMLLVIAVCVGVRSSGLLL